In Pseudonocardia sp. DSM 110487, the sequence AGGCCACCTGGAGGTCCTCGACCCGAACGACCCGGAGGACGTGCGGGCCACGGTCGCGCTCGTCGACGACGAGCTGGGCCGGATGAACCGGATGGTGTCGGACCTGCTGCTGCTCGCCCGCTCCGAGCAGCCGTCGTTCCTGCACGTGGAGCCCGTGGACGTCGCCTCGCTCACCGCGGAGGTCGTCGAGAAGGTCGAGCAGCTCGGCGACCGGGAGTGGGTGCTCGAGACCGCCGCCGATGTGGACGCCCGGCTGGATCCGCAGCGCATCACGCAGGCCGTCGTCGCGCTCGCCGACAACGCCTGCCGTCACACCGGTCCCGGCGACCGCATCGCCATCGGGTCGCAGGTCACCGGCGGACGGCTGCGGTTCTGGGTGGCCGACTCCGGCGCCGGCGTCGATTCCGCCGACCGTGAGCGGATCTTCGAACGATTCGCCCGCGGCCCGGCCGCCCGCCGCTCGGAGGGCGCGGGCCTCGGGCTGTCGATCGTGCGGGCCATCGCCGTCGCGCACGGCGGGCAGGTGCTGCTGGACAGCGTTCCGGGGCGCGGGGCGACGTTCACCGTGGAGATCCCGGCCGTGGAGGTTCGGTGAGCGAGCGTCAGCGAGCGAACCATAGACACAGCGTCGGCGCGAAGCGTCGGCCGAGCGCCAGCGAGGCCGAACGGTGAGTCGCATCCTGATCGCGGAGGACGAGCCGCGCATCGCCGCGTTCGTCGAGAAGGGGCTGTCGGCGAACGGGTTCGCCGTCACCGTGGTCGGCGATGGGCCATCGGCCCGCGACTACGCGATGACCGGTGGCTTCGACCTGATGGTGCTGGACATCGGGCTGCCGGGCCTCGACGGGTTCGCGGTGCTGCGGTCGTTGCGGGAGGACGGCTGCCCGATCCCCGTAATCGTGCTGACCGCGCGCGACAGCGTGCAGGACACCGTCGCGGGCCTCGAAGGCGGCGCCGACGACTACATGCCCAAGCCGTTCCGGTTCGAGGAGCTGCTCGCGCGGGTCCGGCTGCGGCTGGCCTCGCACCGGACGCCCGAGCTCACCGTGCTCTCGCACGGGGACCTGCAGCTGGACCTGCGCACCCGGCGCGCCCACGTCGACGGGCGCACCGTGGACCTCTCGGCCCGCGAGTTCGCACTCGTCGAGACGTTCCTGCGCCACCCGGGCCAGGTCCTCACCCGGGAGCAGCTGCTCAGCCACGTGTGGGGGTACGACTTCGATCCCGGGTCGAACGTGGTGGATGTCTACGTCCGCTACCTGCGCCGCAAGCTCGGCGCTGAACGGATCGTCACGATGCGTGGGATGGGGTATCGCCTGGATGACGGGTTCAAGGGGCCGTCCAGATAGCTCGATGACGCTAGTTCGACCGGCAGATCTCGCCGCGGATCCGGCCGTCGTCGCAGGCGTCGCGGATCTCGTCGCGCAGATCGTCCCACCGGTCGTCGTCGCCGGCCCGCCGCGCGATGCGCTCGGCCTCGGCGCGGGACTCCTCCTCGATGAGGGCCGCGGCTCGCTCGCGGGCCGGTGCGAGGGCGAGGGCGGCGATCTGTGCGCCGGTGATCGCGGGCCCGGGGGTGGCGGCCGGCTCCGCGGCGGAGGGAGCCTGTTGCTGGGCGGGCGAGGTGATCTCGGGGACCGGCACGGCGGCGGCCTGGGTGTTCCCGGGCATCAACAGCACGGCGCTGCTGCTGGCGGCGACCATGGCGATGGCCGAGGCTACGAGGACGAGTCGGGGCGGGAACCGCACGAAGATCACCCTTCCACACCGGCGACAGCTCCACTCAGACCATCGGCCCGGCCCCGGCCGCGTTAGCGGGGGTCCGCGAACGGCCGATGAGGCGCGACGAGCGGTGCTCGCCGGGGACGGGGTGCGCGGGCCGCCCTGCCGCACGCACCCCTGCAGCCCCCGTCAGTCGTCGTCGGGAGTGTCGTCGTCCGGCGTGTTGTCGTCGTCAGGGGTGTGGTCGTCGGGGCTGTCGTACGGCGACTCGGGCGAGTCGACCGGGCTCTCGAACGGGGAGTCCGCTGACTCGGGGGAGGGGTCGGCGGCGAGCGGCGCCCCGACGGTGTCCGCGGCGGCCGAGACCGAGATCGGCTGCGGCGCCGCCGCGGGGACGCCCTCCTCGGCCGCCGCGATACCGGCGCCTGCGACGCCGAGGCCGGTGAGGGCCGCGCCGATGGTGAGAACCTTCCAGGTGGACATGTGGATGCTCCTTCAGGAGTGCTCGGATTGACGTGATCCACGATCGCGGCGGCCGGTGAGGACCGCGGGAGAGCGGGATGAGGCCGTTCTCATCCGGCCGTCCACCGCTCGGCGAGCTCGAGGCGGGCCCGCGTGTGCTGCGCCCATCCGGCCTGCTGCACCCGGAAGGGCCCGGTGGCGAGGCCCAGCACCGCCGCGGCCACGCGGGGACGCAGCTCGTCGCGCGCGAACCGTTCCTCGGCGTGGGTGAGCACCCGGGCGCCGTAGGGCCGGGCGGCCGCGGTGCCGTGCAGGGCGAGCACGGACAGGTGGGCGAGCAGCGTGGCCCACTCGTCGATGCGGTGACCTGGACCGGCCGTGTCGACGTCGACCAGCCCGGTGATGCCCTGCTCGCCGCAGAGCAGCTGCCCGTCGTAGAAGTCGCCGTGCACGGCGACGTCGGGATGCGTACCCGGATCGGCCCACGCAAGCGCGGTGGCCAGCGCGTCGAGCCGCGCCCGTTCGGCCTCCCCGGTGACCGCGGTGGCGGCCAGCACCGCCGTGAAATGCCGTACTCGCTCCAGGTGGGTGCGGCGGCGCGGCAGGTGGAGGAGCGCGGGCGGGAGGGCGTCGAGCAGCTCGCCGAGGTCGGCCGGGGCCGGCAGCGGGAGATCGCCGCTGAGGCGCGACCGCAGCGACGTGCCATGGCACTCGCTGAGGACGAGCATCCCGTCAGCGGTGGCCGCGAGGGGGCGCGGCGCGGGCACGTGCGCGGCAAGCAGGTCGTGCCGTTCCCGCAGCGCCGCGACGGCCCGTGGCCGGACCACCTTGACGAAGAGCCGCGGCCCGCCGCCGTCGACCTCGAGCACGGCCCGCCGTCCCGGCCGGTAGGCCCGCGTCCGGATCCGCGTGACGTCGTCCCGGGGCAGCCCGGCCGACCTCAGTGCCGCGGAGAGCCGGACCGGATCGGTCGCGGTGGCGAGCGCGGGCAACGCCGGGTCCTGCGGCCAGCGCCACACCCCGACGTGGACACCGTGGCCTGCGAGCACCGCGGCACCATCCGGGATGCGGTCGCCGGTGGTGGCGGCGAGCGTCTCCCGGGTGCGGCGGCCGTCGGCGCGGTCGACATCGGCGGCGTACTGCACGACGGTGGCGCCGCTCGGCTGCACACCGACCGTGGTCACCCGGAGCGCGCGCAGCCTGCTGCCGTAGCCGTCGATGGCCGCGGCGAGCAGTTCGGGTGCCTCGGGACCGAGCAGGAGTGAGAGCGGTGCAGTCGTCACCGATCCAGGCTCGTCGCGCGGCGTTCCATGGAGATGAGGCCTGGATGAGAGGGTCCTCATCCGAATCGCGAGCGCAGCGCCAGCGCCGTGACCAGCACCGCCACCAGCAGGATCGGGACCCAGGCCGCTGTCGTCACCACGAACGCGCCGACCCGGTTGCCCAGCAGCACGAGCGTTGCCGCCCACCCGCTGCCCGACACGATCAGCACCGGCCCGACCATGCGGTACGGCACTCCCGCCGCGCCCGCCACCCGCGGCAATACCGGTCGGGCGGCCGCCGCCCAGTGACCGCACGCCAGGAGCATCGCGGTGGCCGGTCGGCCGCGCTCGGCGAGCCACGTGCTCGCCAGCTGAATGCGCGCATCGGCGAGCCGGCCGCTCGCGGCGCCGGATCGCCCGCGCAGCCATCCGAGGTGAGCGCCGGTGACGGTGGCGACAGCCGCCACCGCGACGGCAAGGGCGAGCGCGTCCGGGGCGGCCACCGTCCACAGCCCGAGCGCGACGAGCAGCGTCGTGCCGGGCAGGAGGATGCCGAGGAGCGATCCGCTCTCCACGATCAGCAGCGCACTCGCGGCCGCCAGCACCACGGGCGGCGGCCATGCGGCAACGGCATGGAGGATGGCCGTCAGCACGGCGAGGGATGGCGACGGATCACTCCGGTCACGCTGCCGTTCGGAGGCCTCCGGCTGCATCCGGGCAAACCCGTGATCGATCTCGGGGGCACCCTTACCCGGGGCAGGGGGAGGTCGGCGCGCCGCGACTACCCTGGAGCCCCGTGTCACTCACCCTCGGCATCGTCGGCCTGCCCAATGTCGGCAAGTCGACGCTGTTCAACGCCCTCACCCGCAACGACGTGCTCGCCGCGAACTACCCGTTCGCCACCATCGAGCCGAACGTCGGGGTGGTGCCGCTGCCCGATCCGCGCCTCGACGTGCTGGCCAAGATGTTCTCGTCGGCGCGCACCGTGCCGGCCACCGTGTCGTTCGTCGACATCGCGGGCATCGTGAAGGGTGCGTCCGAGGGTGCGGGGCTGGGCAACAAGTTCCTCGCGAACATCCGCGAGTCCGACGCGATCTGCCAGGTCGTGCGCGTGTTCGACGACCCGGACGTCGTGCATGTCGAGGGCCGCATCGACGCCGCGAGCGACATCGAGACGATCTCCACCGAGCTGATCCTCGCCGACCTCCAGACCCTGGAGAAGGCCGTGCCGCGCCTGCAGAAGGAGGCGCGCACCCAGAAGGACCGCCGTCCGGCGCTGGAGGCGGCGGAGCGCGCCGCCGAGATCCTGAACGGCGGCACAACGTTGTTCGCGGCAGGCGTCGACCGCGAGCCGCTGCGCGAGCTGTCGCTGCTCACGACGAAGCCGTTCCTCTACGTCTTCAACGCCGACGAGGCCGTGCTCTCCGACGAGGGGCGTCGCAAGGAGCTCGCCGCGCTCGTCGCGCCTGCCGATGCCGTGTTCCTCGACGCCAAGGTCGAGGCCGAGTTGCTGGAGCTGGACGAGGAGTCCTCCCGCGAGCTGCTGGAGTCGATCGGCCAGGACGAGCCGGGGCTCTACTCGCTGGCCCGCGCCGGCTTCCACACCCTCGGCCTGCAGACCTACCTGACCGCGGGCCCCAAGGAGTCCAGGGCGTGGACGATCCGCAAGGGCTCCACCGCGCCGCAGGCGGCCGGCGTGATCCACACGGACTTCGAGCGCGGGTTCATCAAGGCCGAGATCGTGTCCTTCGACGACCTCGTCGAGGCCGGATCGATGGCGGCGGCCAAGGCCGCGGGCAAGGTGCGGATGGAGGGCAAGGACTACGTCATGGCCGACGGTGACGTGGTGGAGTTCCGGTTCAACGTCTGACCGCTGGTCAGGTTCCACACCCGACTCTTCCGCCCGGTCGCTGCTCGTCACCGCGATCCCGCGGCCACCAGCGTCGCGGTGATGGGTTCGAGCGCGGCGACCAGCTCGTCGAGCTCGGCGGGGGAGAGCGCGTCGTACGGCGGGGCGGCGAGCTCGTCGGTAAGGGCTTCGATGCGTTGCTTGGTCTCGCGGCCGGCGTCGGTGAACCAGCCGTCGGCGTCGACGAGCCCGCGCTCGCGCAGCCCGTCCATGACCTCGGCCAGCCGCTCCTTCGGCAGGTGGTGGATCCGCCCGAACGACTCCGGTGGGTGGATGCCCTGCTCCAGCGCGGACAGCACGTGGGCCTCCGCACCGCCGATGCGCGCGCAGAGGAGAGCGGCGACGTGCCCGTCCCCGCGGTGCTCACGGAGCATGGTCGCGGAGTGCCACAGCCGGGTGACCGGGTCGCTGGGCACCGGAAGGGTACGCCACCCGGCGTACATCACCCGGCCTTGCGTGGGCGCGCTCGTCGCGGCCTTGGTGGTCAGGTCGGCGGCGCGCGCCAGGCCGGGGGACTGAGCCAGCTCCTCGCCGAGAATCCGCCGTACGGACGCCGCGCTGCCCCGTCGCCACGCGGCGAAGGAGGCCTCCGGCGGGATCGTCTCCCACGCGCTCGGGATGTGCCGCGCAGCCTCGCCGTCGGCGAAGCTGTAGAAGGCCGCGTGCACGACCTGCGCCGGCACCCGGCCCAGCGGTGCGGCGCGGCTGGCGAAGTAGCCGTCCCAGTAGGTGCGGTGGCCGAGCGCGGCCAGCTCATCGTTGGACTCGTCGGCGAAGTAGGTGACCAGGCAGATCGGCTCGAGGAGCTCGAACATGCGGCGGGCGGTTCTCGCGGTGGGCATGACTGATCAGACCCGGCGAGCGCCCCGGACTCATCGGTGCCGTCGGGTGCCGGCGTCAGTCGAAAGGTGAACGACAACCAACCGAGCGTGTCAGTAGCCACGGTGCGCGGGCTGCTGGATCGGCAGTTCGCGCATTGGGCTGACCGACCCATCACGGAGGGGCCTTCCGCAGGGGCGGGCAACGCGTTGTTTCGTCTCGGTGACGACTTGGTGGTGCGTCTTCCGCTCCATCCCGGGTCGGCGGCGGCCGTCGACATGGAACTGACGTGGTTGCCATGGCTCGCCGCGCAGTTGCCGTTGGCCGTGCCGGTTCCCGTCGCCGCGGGCGCCCCGGATGAATCATTCCGCCGGCCATGGGCGATATTTCGGTGGCTTCGTGGGGTGAGTTTGGACAGCAACCCTCATGTTGATCTCTCAGACCTTGCGGTGCGACTTGGCCAGTTTGTGGCTGCGCTCCGGAACATCGAGGTCGCGGGTGTTCCGGCTTCGTTACGCCCCCACCCTTTGCAGGGCGACCGCGGTGAAGTCCGCTCCGATATACGTGCGCTTGGCGCAATGGGCATGGTTGACGAAGTGCTGGCGGCCGCCGTGTGGGATAGTGCGCTGGCCGTGCCAGCGTGCCAGCTCTCCACATGGATCCACGGGGACTTGTTCCCGATGAATCTCTTGGCGGACGGAGGCGCATTGTGCGCCGTGATTGATTTCGACTTGATGGGCGCGGGCGACTCTGCTGTCGACATGGTGCCGGCATGGACATTACTGACTGCAGAGACGCGGCAGTTGTTCCGTGAAGCATCTGGTGTCGACGACGACACCTGGGTTCGCGGCCGAGGATGGGCGTTGAAGGCCGGGCTCGGCGCGGTACGCAGATACGGTGCGGGTGGCCACCCTCAAGCGGTTGTCGGGCGATACGCACTGTCGCAAACAATCGCCGACCATCGGCAAACTTCTTGACGTCCGGGCCGAGACCGGGCGTTACCGCGGTAGAGCCGGCAGCAGCCGGATGGCGCGAGCCCTCTCCTGCACGTTCTGAGGTCTGTGCGCGTCGCTGGCGCAACTGGTCTGCTGCCTCTCCTAGGGTCGGTCCCATGGGCTCCCCGTCATCAGTGCGTCGTCCTGCCGATCTCGACATCGTTCGCGAGTCCTACGACCGGGTCGCGGACAACTACGTGGAGATGGTGGCGACCACCGGTCTCGGAGACATTCGTGCTCACCCCTGGCTACGAGCGGCGATGGACCTGTTCGCGGACGCGGTCGGCGGGCTGGGGCCGGTACTCGACGTCGGGTGCGGCCCAGGCAGCGTGACGGCGTATCTGGTTGATCGCGGTGTGGCCGCGTCCGGCGTGGACCTGTCGCCTCGCATGATCGAGCACGCACGCCGGCTGTACCCCCAGTGCAGCTTCAGCGTGGCCTCGTCGACCGATCTCGATCTGGCCGACTCCTCGTTGGGTGGAGTGCTGGGGTGGTGGTCGTTGTTCAACCTGCCTCGCGACGTTCTGCCGCAGGTCCTGTCGTCCTTCGCCAGGGCCCTGATGCCGAGCGGGCAACTGATCATCGCGACGCACGTGGGGGACGCCGATGTGGCTCGTACCGAGGCCTACGGCGGTGTCGCTGTCAATTGGACGACCTACCAATGGCAACCGGAACAGCTCGCCGCGCTGGTCGAGCAGGCAGGACTACGACCGGTAGCCGAACTGCGGCTTCCCGCCGAGGGACCAATAGGCCCGGTCGTGGTGCTCGTGGCTCAACGCGATCAGTGACTCGCGGCAACCCAGATCCGGGTGTCGGTTCTGTCCAAGACCCGCGGACACCTGCCGCATAACGTGTGCAGGCCGATGACGTCGACGGCCCGCTCGCCGTCGGACCGGGAAGGGAGAACCGCAGCATGCGCGACCTCGTCTACACCGCCTTCATGTCGCTCGACGGCGTCGTGGACTCCCCCGGCGGTGGCCCGGGTGAGGAGCACCGCAGCGGTGGTTGGGTGATCAAGGACGTCGAGTTCCTGCCCGAGGCGTTCGCGCTCAAGGGTGAGGAACTCACCGAGACCACGGCGTTGATGTTCGGCAGGCGCAGCTACGAGGCCTTCGCCCCGACGTGGCGCGATTCGCAGGACCACGCGGCGTACAAGGACCTGCCGAAGTACGTGGTCTCCTCGACGATCTCCGAGGACGCCATCGTCGAGGGCTGGGGCCAGACCACGATCCTGCGCTCAACCGCCGACGTCGCGGAGGTCAAGAAGGGCGAGGGTGGGGCGATCTTCATCCACGGCAGCGCCGAGTTGGCCCGCAGGCTGTCGGACGCGGGACTGATCGACCGCTACAACTTGCTGGTCTTCCCGGTGCTGCTCGGTGCAGGTAAGAGCCTGTTCAGCGACGCCGACCGCGACAGGCAGAAGTTGCGGCTGCGCGAGTCGCAGGGCTACCCGAACGGCGTCGTGAAGTTGCTCTACGACGTGGTCGGCTGAGGAAGGTCCAGCGCGAGGGCGCCGCCGCTGCCTTCGTGCAGCTGGGTGGCGGTGCGCCCGACGTAGCGGCGAAGTGCTCGCGCCAGGTGCGGCTGGTCGAAGTAGCCGAGCGAGGCGACGACATCGGTGGCCCCTTTCCCCACGGCCAGCAGGTAGGCCGCCTCGCGTGCCCGCTCGATCTGGCGCACGGCACCCCGGGTGAGGCCGGTCGCCGCTCGGAATCTCCGCTCGAGAGTGCGATCCGACATCTGGGGACGGCCGCCACGTACCACCTCGCCGACGATCGGGTCGCGAACGACGGCGCCGTCCCGAACGAGGCGCTCGACCAGGGCTTCAGCGTCGTCCGGGCCCGGTCTCTCCCAGCGCGACCCGGCGAGCTGGAAAGACCTCCGCGTCGTGTCCGGGAGCTCCACCCCACCGTCGGTGAGCGATGAGGGCGGAATACTCCGCAGGGAGGTACCGATCGCGAACTCGATCCCCACGAAGGTCGCCTCCTCCGGGACCGGCGCGGTACCGGTCGCGGTCTCTGGTCCGCTCACCCCCGCGTAGTGCCTCCCGTCGCGCTCCCAGAAGACCAGCCCGCATCGCGTCGCCGCTACCGAGGTCATCTCGCTGACCTGGTCGCTGGTGCACGTCCACACGGCATCGACCCACGGCGAGTCCGACCGGCGTGTGGTGAACCGCAGTCCCATGCGCGCAGTCATAGCCTGCTCTGCCGCTCCGGCGGTATCACCGCCAGCCCAGCTCCGGGGCGAGGTGGGTGAGCACGCTCTCGATGACGTGCGCGTTGTAGTCGACGCCGAGCTGGTTGGGAACGGTGAGCAGCAGCGTGTCCGCGGCGGCGATCGCCTCGTCCTCGGCGAGCTCGGCCACCAGCTTGTCCGGCTCACCGGCATACGTCTTGCCGAACCGGGCGGTGCCGCCGTCGAGCCGGCCGACCTGGTCGGTGCTGCCCCGTTCCCGCCAGAAGAGCTCCCGGTCGATGTCGCTGACGATCGGGAAGATGCTGCGGCTGACGGAGACGCGCGGCTCGCGGGTGTGTCCCGCCACCTTCCACGCGTCCCGGAACCGCTGGATCTGCTCGGCCTGGAGCTGGTGGAAGGGCACGCCTGTGTCCTCGGAGAGCAGCGTCGAGCTCATCAGGTTCAGCCCCTGCTCCGCCGTCCACTCCGCGGTGGCCCGGGTGCCCGCGCCCCACCAGATCCGGTCCCGCAGACCCGGTGAGTGCGGCTCGACCCGCAGCAGGCCCGGTGGGTTGGGGAACATCGGGCGCGGGTTCGGCCGGGCGAAGCCCTCGCCCTTGAGCACCTCGAGGAACACCTTGGTGTGCTCGCGGGCCATGTCGGCGTCGCTCATGCCCTCAGCTGGCACGTGCCCGAAGTAGCGGAAGCCGTCGATCACCTGCTCCGGTGAACCCCGGCTGATGCCCAACTGGAGGCGGCCACCGGAGATGAGGTCCGCGGCACCGGCGTCCTCGGCCATGTAGAGCGGGTTCTCGTACCGCATGTCGATCACGGCAGTGCCCAGCTCGATCCGGCTGGTTCGCGCCCCCGCCGCGGCGAGCAGTGGGAACGGCGAGGCGAGCTGCTGGGCGAAGTGGTGCACCCGGTAGTACGCGCCGTCGGCGCCCGCCTCCTCCGCGGCCACCGCGAGCTCGATGGACTGCAGCAGGGCGTCCGCCCCCGACCGCACCATCGAATGCGGCGAGTCCGACCAGTGTCCGAAGGACAGGAACCCAATCTTCTTCACACTGCAACGAACTCCGTGGCGGTGGGCGACATTCCGACACCGACTGCGGCCGGCTCGCCCCTCAGGGGAGGTCCTCTTCGGCGACCAGCACTTCGAACAGCGGGCGCAGTCGTCGTTCGAGCGCTGCCGGGTCGGTGCCGGCGAGCGCCGGGCTGCCCACGACCTGCCGCATGAGCTGCACCCCTGCCAGTACGGACAGGAACAGCGCGGCCCGCTCCCGGCGGTCCGCCCCGGGCAGGAGCGCTTCGAGCGGGCGCTGGAAACGCAGCTCGATTGCGTTGCGCAGGATCTCCGTGGCCTTTGGGTTGGCCACCGATCGCAGCATCAGCAGGAAGCCGTCGACCGACCGGGGTTCGGCTGCCACGAGTGCGGCGGCGGCGAACCGGCTCATCGACTCGACGTCGTCGGCGATCAGCGTGCGCTGCGCGAACGCCGCCTCGACGACCTCGGCGAACAGCTGCTCCTTCGAGCCGAAGTAGCGGTTCACCAGCATCGCGGTGACGCCGGCGGCTCCGGCGATCTCCCGCACCCCCACCCCGTCGTAGCCGTGGTGGGTGAACGCGACGAGCGCCGAGCGCAGGATCGCGTCCCGAGTGGCGGCCGCATCACGGCGTCGAGGCATGTCTACGAGTGTAGACTTAGGTGACCGAGAGAGGAGAGACCGATGGTCAAGACCTGGCTCATCACCGGTAGCTCACGCGGATTCGGGTGGGAGCTCGCGGGCGCGGTGCTGGAGCGCGGAGAGAACCTGGTGGCCACCGCGCGGCGGCCGGCCGACCTGGACGGGCTGGTGGCCGAGTACGGCGCCCAGGTGCGAGCAGTGGCGCTCGACGTCACCGACGCCGAGGCCGCCCGTGCCGCCGTGCGCACCGCCGTCGACGAGTTCGGCCGGTTGGACGTGGTGGTGAACAACGCCGGCTACGCCAACAGCGCGCCGATC encodes:
- a CDS encoding dihydrofolate reductase family protein — its product is MRDLVYTAFMSLDGVVDSPGGGPGEEHRSGGWVIKDVEFLPEAFALKGEELTETTALMFGRRSYEAFAPTWRDSQDHAAYKDLPKYVVSSTISEDAIVEGWGQTTILRSTADVAEVKKGEGGAIFIHGSAELARRLSDAGLIDRYNLLVFPVLLGAGKSLFSDADRDRQKLRLRESQGYPNGVVKLLYDVVG
- a CDS encoding aminoglycoside phosphotransferase family protein, with translation MNDNQPSVSVATVRGLLDRQFAHWADRPITEGPSAGAGNALFRLGDDLVVRLPLHPGSAAAVDMELTWLPWLAAQLPLAVPVPVAAGAPDESFRRPWAIFRWLRGVSLDSNPHVDLSDLAVRLGQFVAALRNIEVAGVPASLRPHPLQGDRGEVRSDIRALGAMGMVDEVLAAAVWDSALAVPACQLSTWIHGDLFPMNLLADGGALCAVIDFDLMGAGDSAVDMVPAWTLLTAETRQLFREASGVDDDTWVRGRGWALKAGLGAVRRYGAGGHPQAVVGRYALSQTIADHRQTS
- a CDS encoding MarR family transcriptional regulator, encoding MPTARTARRMFELLEPICLVTYFADESNDELAALGHRTYWDGYFASRAAPLGRVPAQVVHAAFYSFADGEAARHIPSAWETIPPEASFAAWRRGSAASVRRILGEELAQSPGLARAADLTTKAATSAPTQGRVMYAGWRTLPVPSDPVTRLWHSATMLREHRGDGHVAALLCARIGGAEAHVLSALEQGIHPPESFGRIHHLPKERLAEVMDGLRERGLVDADGWFTDAGRETKQRIEALTDELAAPPYDALSPAELDELVAALEPITATLVAAGSR
- a CDS encoding helix-turn-helix domain-containing protein, whose protein sequence is MGLRFTTRRSDSPWVDAVWTCTSDQVSEMTSVAATRCGLVFWERDGRHYAGVSGPETATGTAPVPEEATFVGIEFAIGTSLRSIPPSSLTDGGVELPDTTRRSFQLAGSRWERPGPDDAEALVERLVRDGAVVRDPIVGEVVRGGRPQMSDRTLERRFRAATGLTRGAVRQIERAREAAYLLAVGKGATDVVASLGYFDQPHLARALRRYVGRTATQLHEGSGGALALDLPQPTTS
- a CDS encoding class I SAM-dependent methyltransferase, which translates into the protein MGSPSSVRRPADLDIVRESYDRVADNYVEMVATTGLGDIRAHPWLRAAMDLFADAVGGLGPVLDVGCGPGSVTAYLVDRGVAASGVDLSPRMIEHARRLYPQCSFSVASSTDLDLADSSLGGVLGWWSLFNLPRDVLPQVLSSFARALMPSGQLIIATHVGDADVARTEAYGGVAVNWTTYQWQPEQLAALVEQAGLRPVAELRLPAEGPIGPVVVLVAQRDQ
- a CDS encoding TetR/AcrR family transcriptional regulator, whose protein sequence is MPRRRDAAATRDAILRSALVAFTHHGYDGVGVREIAGAAGVTAMLVNRYFGSKEQLFAEVVEAAFAQRTLIADDVESMSRFAAAALVAAEPRSVDGFLLMLRSVANPKATEILRNAIELRFQRPLEALLPGADRRERAALFLSVLAGVQLMRQVVGSPALAGTDPAALERRLRPLFEVLVAEEDLP
- a CDS encoding LLM class flavin-dependent oxidoreductase, encoding MKKIGFLSFGHWSDSPHSMVRSGADALLQSIELAVAAEEAGADGAYYRVHHFAQQLASPFPLLAAAGARTSRIELGTAVIDMRYENPLYMAEDAGAADLISGGRLQLGISRGSPEQVIDGFRYFGHVPAEGMSDADMAREHTKVFLEVLKGEGFARPNPRPMFPNPPGLLRVEPHSPGLRDRIWWGAGTRATAEWTAEQGLNLMSSTLLSEDTGVPFHQLQAEQIQRFRDAWKVAGHTREPRVSVSRSIFPIVSDIDRELFWRERGSTDQVGRLDGGTARFGKTYAGEPDKLVAELAEDEAIAAADTLLLTVPNQLGVDYNAHVIESVLTHLAPELGWR
- the ychF gene encoding redox-regulated ATPase YchF is translated as MSLTLGIVGLPNVGKSTLFNALTRNDVLAANYPFATIEPNVGVVPLPDPRLDVLAKMFSSARTVPATVSFVDIAGIVKGASEGAGLGNKFLANIRESDAICQVVRVFDDPDVVHVEGRIDAASDIETISTELILADLQTLEKAVPRLQKEARTQKDRRPALEAAERAAEILNGGTTLFAAGVDREPLRELSLLTTKPFLYVFNADEAVLSDEGRRKELAALVAPADAVFLDAKVEAELLELDEESSRELLESIGQDEPGLYSLARAGFHTLGLQTYLTAGPKESRAWTIRKGSTAPQAAGVIHTDFERGFIKAEIVSFDDLVEAGSMAAAKAAGKVRMEGKDYVMADGDVVEFRFNV
- a CDS encoding response regulator transcription factor, encoding MSRILIAEDEPRIAAFVEKGLSANGFAVTVVGDGPSARDYAMTGGFDLMVLDIGLPGLDGFAVLRSLREDGCPIPVIVLTARDSVQDTVAGLEGGADDYMPKPFRFEELLARVRLRLASHRTPELTVLSHGDLQLDLRTRRAHVDGRTVDLSAREFALVETFLRHPGQVLTREQLLSHVWGYDFDPGSNVVDVYVRYLRRKLGAERIVTMRGMGYRLDDGFKGPSR
- a CDS encoding aminoglycoside phosphotransferase family protein, with protein sequence MTTAPLSLLLGPEAPELLAAAIDGYGSRLRALRVTTVGVQPSGATVVQYAADVDRADGRRTRETLAATTGDRIPDGAAVLAGHGVHVGVWRWPQDPALPALATATDPVRLSAALRSAGLPRDDVTRIRTRAYRPGRRAVLEVDGGGPRLFVKVVRPRAVAALRERHDLLAAHVPAPRPLAATADGMLVLSECHGTSLRSRLSGDLPLPAPADLGELLDALPPALLHLPRRRTHLERVRHFTAVLAATAVTGEAERARLDALATALAWADPGTHPDVAVHGDFYDGQLLCGEQGITGLVDVDTAGPGHRIDEWATLLAHLSVLALHGTAAARPYGARVLTHAEERFARDELRPRVAAAVLGLATGPFRVQQAGWAQHTRARLELAERWTAG